TCTGCGTTGAACTTCCGGCAAACGAATAAGGTTTTCCTTCGGTGCTGTCATTGTCATATTTTTTCTCCTGTTACCGAGTCCTTGAGCGCTCATCGTGGACGTTGTTTGATGACAGGCGGATTATTTAAAAAGCAAGACTAAATGAACAGCGTTAATTGTTTTTCCAATTTGTTGAATTTATTTTTTCAGGAAATATTGGCTTTTAATTGGCATTATGTATAAAAAACAAGCTCGTGTGCCACGAGCACACTTGCGCAAAAAATCATCATATATTTACGCCCTTTTGCCAAATTTTTCAATCAGCACATTTTCGCCTCGTTCCAGCATCTCCATATGATCCGCATACCATTGCAGCATTTCCCGGCGACCATCCAGATACTGAGCGTGGTTGTAAGTACCACGAATGCTATTCTTGTCAACATGAGCAAGCTGAGTTTCAATCCAAGCTGTGTTATAGCCTTGCTCATGCAGGATAGTACTCATGGTATGGCGGAAACCGTGGCCTGTTGCCCTGCCGTCATAACCAATACGCTTAATAACCTGATTGATGGCTGCCTCACTCATTGGCTTACCCGCATCGTTACGACCGGGGAAAACGTATTTCCCGCGTCCTGTAATCTCATGCAGTTTAATAAGAATGCTTTTAACCTGATTTGACAGTGGGACAATATGAGGGCGACGCATTTTCATTCGCTCGGCGGGGATTTGCCAGAGATCGTTATCGAAATCAAATTCAGCCCATTCCGATTCTCTCAGCTCAATAGTACGTACTCCGGTCAGCATCAGCATACGTGTTGCTGATTGCGTCACTTGGCTACCACTATAACCACTCAGGGCGATAAGAAAATCATGCAGTTGGTCGGCTAAAAGGTGTGGGAAGTGCTTTTGTTTGGGAGTTTTCAGTGCGCTGGCAAGGTCAGTAACGGGATTGAATTCAGCCCGTCCGGTAATAACGGCATAGGTAAAAATTTGCCGACACGCCTGTCTGGTTTTCTTCAGTTTATCCAAAACACCGCGTTGCTCCATTTTTCGGAGCACAGCCAGCATTTCAGCAGGTTTAATCTCGGTAACAGCACGTTTACCAATATACGGGAAGATGTCTTTTTTCAGATATTCCAGTATGTCTTCGGCATACCCTTGTGACCAGTTTGGGCATTTATATTCGTGCCATTCAATAGCGATGGATTCAAAACTATTGCTGACCGCAAATACTTTGGCTGCTTTTTCAGCCCTTTTTTCCTCTATCGGATCATGACCATCCGATAGCGTCCGCCGCGCATCATTTCTCTTGGTTCGAGCTTCGGCAAGGGAGATTTCAGGATATACCCCTAACGCGAGCAATTTTTCTTTGCCAGCGATCCGATACTTTAACCGCCAGTAGCGAGAGCCATTAGGGTTAACTAATAGATATAGTCCGCCACCATCTGCAAGTTTGTAGGGTTTTTCTTTCGGCTTTGCAGTGTCCACCTGTCGGGCTGTTAGCTTCATGGGGGGTATCTCACTTCATTGAACCTGAATGTACCCCTAAATATACCCCTATAAGATCGTAGATTTCAACATACCTTACTAGACTATAGGAGAACGGGAAAAGGCCAACACTGCGTATTTACTGGGGTTTTGTAGACTTCGGAAGACGTTACAATATGAAGGGATGGCACGCCCTACAGGATTCGAACCTGTGACCTACGGCTTAGAAGGCCGTTGCTCTATCCAACTGAGCTAAGGGCGCATTATGGTATATAGAATAAGAAACATTATTAATGCCTTAACGCAGCACCGGATTATACGGGCATAATGGAATGAGTCAATGCCCTTTTCGCTCATATGTTCATTTTATGATTATTAATAAAACTGACAGGCGGTTCATGTTCTGACAAAATAGCACGCATTCCTATACTTGATAGTGGAATCTTAAATACATGTCAGCAAAAATTATTGATGGGAAAACGATTGCGCAGACAATCAGAAACGAAGTTGCAGAAAAAGTCAGGCAACGTGTTGCCGCCGGAAAACGAGCGCCAGGTCTTGCCGTCGTTTTAGTGGGAGAAAATCCTGCTTCTCAAATTTATGTCGCCAGCAAACGCCGCGCTTGTGAAGAAGTCGGGTTTATGTCCCGCTCTTATGACCTGCCTGATACTACCAGCGAAGCTGAATTACTCTCCCTGATAGATGATCTGAACGCCGATGCGCAAATCGATGGTATTTTGGTTCAACTCCCTTTACCTGCCGGCATTGATAATGTCAAAGTACTGGAACGCATTCATCCTGATAAGGATGTGGATGGTTTCCACCCTTATAATATCGGTCGTCTGTGCCAGCGCGCCCCGAAACTGCGCCCTTGTACTCCCCGTGGAATTGTAACTCTACTTGAACGCTGCAATATCAATACCTATGGACTAAATGCCGTTATTATCGGTGCTTCTAATATCGTTGGGCGCCCGATGAGCCTTGAATTGCTATTGGCAGGCTGTACAACCACAGTAACGCATCGCTTTACCAAAAATTTGCGTCAGCATATCGAACAGGCGGATTTACTGGTCGTTGCTGTTGGTAAGCCAAACTTTATTCCCGGTGAGTGGATTAAGCCAGGTGCAATTGTGGTTGATGTTGGCATTAATCGGCTGGAAAATGGCAAAGTTATCGGTGATGTGGATTTCGATAAGGCATCAGAACGCGCAAGTTGGATCTCCCCTGTACCTGGTGGTGTCGGGCCGATGACCGTTGCAACACTGATTCAAAATACCTTGCAAGCTTGCGAGGAATATCATGATGTAGATACAACTGAAGGTTATTGATGGAAATTTTTTATTTAGATGGCCACCCTTATGTCGAGTTATGTGACTTGTTGAAATTTCAAGGATGGTGTGAGAGTGGTGCTGCAGCGAAGGCCGTGATTGCAGAAGGTTTG
The sequence above is drawn from the Xenorhabdus ishibashii genome and encodes:
- a CDS encoding tyrosine-type recombinase/integrase, with protein sequence MKLTARQVDTAKPKEKPYKLADGGGLYLLVNPNGSRYWRLKYRIAGKEKLLALGVYPEISLAEARTKRNDARRTLSDGHDPIEEKRAEKAAKVFAVSNSFESIAIEWHEYKCPNWSQGYAEDILEYLKKDIFPYIGKRAVTEIKPAEMLAVLRKMEQRGVLDKLKKTRQACRQIFTYAVITGRAEFNPVTDLASALKTPKQKHFPHLLADQLHDFLIALSGYSGSQVTQSATRMLMLTGVRTIELRESEWAEFDFDNDLWQIPAERMKMRRPHIVPLSNQVKSILIKLHEITGRGKYVFPGRNDAGKPMSEAAINQVIKRIGYDGRATGHGFRHTMSTILHEQGYNTAWIETQLAHVDKNSIRGTYNHAQYLDGRREMLQWYADHMEMLERGENVLIEKFGKRA
- the folD gene encoding bifunctional methylenetetrahydrofolate dehydrogenase/methenyltetrahydrofolate cyclohydrolase FolD → MSAKIIDGKTIAQTIRNEVAEKVRQRVAAGKRAPGLAVVLVGENPASQIYVASKRRACEEVGFMSRSYDLPDTTSEAELLSLIDDLNADAQIDGILVQLPLPAGIDNVKVLERIHPDKDVDGFHPYNIGRLCQRAPKLRPCTPRGIVTLLERCNINTYGLNAVIIGASNIVGRPMSLELLLAGCTTTVTHRFTKNLRQHIEQADLLVVAVGKPNFIPGEWIKPGAIVVDVGINRLENGKVIGDVDFDKASERASWISPVPGGVGPMTVATLIQNTLQACEEYHDVDTTEGY
- the ybcJ gene encoding ribosome-associated protein YbcJ, translating into MEIFYLDGHPYVELCDLLKFQGWCESGAAAKAVIAEGLVQVDSQLETRKRCKITTGKVVAFNGKSVRVEE